A region of uncultured Desulfobacter sp. DNA encodes the following proteins:
- a CDS encoding YhdH/YhfP family quinone oxidoreductase, which translates to MEDIAFKAMIVTEIGDKHFIREIKEKNITDLPEGEVLIKVHYSSLNYKDALSASGNKGVTRKYPHTPGIDAAGVIIESSDSTFKPGDEVLVTGYDLGMNTSGGYEEYIRVPANWVVSLPENLSLRESMIYGTAGFTAALSCYKLINNGVTPDMGPVLVTGATGGVGSIAVSILVKSGYEVVAVTRTVEKKDYLLGLGAKEVISIEEVDDKSGRPLLKPRWAGAIDTVAGNILASAIKTTKYGGSVTCCGNVGSAELVSSIYPFILNGVSLLGIDSVNCPVDLRLKVWNKVASDWKLDHLEEITTELPSLEALNEKIDLILQGKIKGRTIVKIS; encoded by the coding sequence ATGGAAGACATCGCATTCAAGGCAATGATCGTTACCGAAATCGGTGACAAACATTTTATCCGTGAAATCAAAGAAAAAAACATTACAGACCTTCCCGAGGGAGAGGTGTTGATCAAGGTGCATTACTCATCGCTTAACTACAAAGATGCCCTATCAGCCTCAGGCAACAAAGGCGTCACCCGAAAATATCCACACACCCCTGGGATTGATGCGGCAGGCGTGATTATTGAGAGCAGCGACAGCACTTTCAAACCAGGCGATGAAGTGCTCGTTACTGGATATGACCTGGGTATGAATACCTCTGGAGGCTATGAGGAATACATTCGGGTTCCCGCTAACTGGGTGGTTAGTCTTCCAGAAAATTTAAGTCTTCGGGAGAGCATGATATACGGGACCGCCGGGTTCACGGCTGCTCTCTCCTGCTATAAGCTAATCAATAATGGTGTCACACCCGATATGGGACCAGTCCTGGTCACGGGCGCAACCGGTGGAGTGGGCAGTATCGCTGTCTCCATTTTGGTAAAGAGCGGCTACGAAGTTGTTGCGGTCACCAGAACTGTTGAGAAAAAAGACTATCTGCTGGGACTCGGCGCCAAAGAAGTGATTTCCATTGAAGAGGTGGACGATAAAAGTGGTCGTCCCTTATTAAAACCGCGCTGGGCAGGTGCCATTGACACTGTCGCCGGCAACATTCTTGCCTCTGCTATCAAGACAACTAAGTACGGTGGCAGTGTAACATGTTGTGGGAATGTTGGATCAGCAGAACTTGTTTCATCTATTTATCCTTTCATCCTTAATGGGGTGAGTTTATTAGGCATTGATTCGGTCAATTGTCCCGTGGATCTACGATTAAAAGTTTGGAATAAAGTCGCCTCAGATTGGAAACTTGATCACTTAGAGGAAATCACAACCGAATTGCCCTCTTTAGAAGCCCTCAATGAAAAAATTGATCTAATTCTTCAAGGTAAAATTAAAGGACGGACAATCGTAAAAATATCCTAA
- a CDS encoding ABC-F family ATP-binding cassette domain-containing protein, giving the protein MIHLNQISKQFGPQIILKKASFQILKGTRSGLVGANGSGKTTIFRLITGRDEPDDGSIAFSKKIKIGYFSQKVGDMKGRTVLQEVISGSDDVVALGQQMKEMEAAMAEPMDDDALASLLEQYGEVTQMFEDRGGYDLENRAQTVLTGLGIMPDHHRLPVETFSGGWKMRIALAKILTINPNVLLLDEPTNHLDMESILWLEDWLLNTYTGALLMTCHDHDFMNRVVSRIIEVGNQTITTYGGNYDFYIREREIRREELLASIQRQQEMLAKEENFIARFKARASHAAQVQSRIKKIEKIERIEIPPSQQKIKVRLPEMPRSGDDVLRLDRVSKTWAPDRGTSKTVFSNVSAMITRKSKTAVVGVNGAGKSTLLKIIAQQTEPTSGEISLGAGVSRGYFSQHAMDILDAEKTVFETVQEVLPLENIGVIRNICASFLFSGDEVDKKIKSLSGGEKSRVVLATLLGRPLNFLILDEPTNHLDIQSREILLEALKAYTGTLILVSHDRYFLRHLVDQVFEINDGEVFAYPGDYEYYLEKTGRNHKAI; this is encoded by the coding sequence ATGATTCATCTGAACCAAATATCAAAGCAGTTCGGCCCGCAAATCATTTTAAAGAAAGCCAGTTTCCAGATATTAAAAGGCACCCGGTCAGGGTTGGTGGGGGCCAACGGCTCCGGTAAAACCACGATTTTCCGCCTGATTACCGGCCGGGATGAGCCGGATGACGGGAGCATTGCTTTTTCCAAAAAAATAAAAATCGGATATTTTTCCCAGAAGGTCGGGGACATGAAGGGCCGGACGGTCTTGCAGGAAGTGATCTCAGGCTCTGACGATGTGGTGGCGCTGGGGCAGCAGATGAAAGAGATGGAGGCGGCCATGGCCGAACCCATGGATGACGACGCCCTGGCGAGCCTGCTTGAACAATACGGCGAGGTCACGCAGATGTTTGAGGACCGGGGGGGCTATGACCTTGAAAACCGGGCTCAGACGGTTCTCACAGGGCTCGGCATCATGCCGGACCACCACCGCCTGCCGGTGGAGACTTTCAGCGGCGGCTGGAAGATGCGCATCGCCCTGGCTAAAATACTGACCATCAACCCCAACGTGCTCCTTCTGGATGAGCCGACCAACCATCTGGACATGGAGTCCATTCTCTGGCTTGAGGACTGGCTCCTGAACACTTATACAGGCGCGCTCCTGATGACCTGCCATGACCATGATTTCATGAACCGGGTCGTCTCCCGCATCATTGAGGTGGGCAATCAGACGATCACCACCTATGGCGGGAACTACGATTTTTATATCAGAGAACGGGAAATCCGGCGGGAGGAGCTGCTGGCAAGCATTCAGCGGCAGCAGGAGATGCTGGCAAAGGAGGAAAATTTCATTGCCCGTTTCAAGGCCAGGGCCTCCCATGCGGCCCAGGTGCAGTCCCGCATCAAAAAGATTGAGAAAATCGAGCGCATCGAGATCCCGCCTTCCCAGCAGAAGATCAAGGTCCGGTTGCCTGAAATGCCGAGATCCGGAGACGATGTGCTGAGACTGGACCGGGTGTCCAAAACCTGGGCGCCGGACAGGGGCACATCCAAGACGGTGTTCTCCAATGTCTCAGCCATGATCACCCGGAAGTCCAAGACCGCGGTGGTCGGAGTCAACGGGGCCGGTAAATCCACCCTGCTCAAGATCATTGCCCAACAGACCGAGCCTACATCCGGGGAGATCAGCCTCGGGGCTGGTGTGAGCCGGGGCTATTTCAGCCAGCATGCCATGGATATTCTGGACGCGGAAAAAACGGTGTTCGAGACCGTCCAGGAGGTCCTCCCCCTGGAAAACATCGGGGTGATCCGGAATATCTGCGCATCCTTTCTCTTTTCAGGGGATGAGGTCGACAAGAAGATCAAATCCCTGTCCGGGGGCGAAAAAAGCCGCGTGGTCCTGGCCACCCTACTGGGGCGCCCCCTCAACTTCCTGATTCTAGACGAGCCCACCAACCATCTGGATATCCAGTCCAGGGAAATTCTGCTGGAGGCCCTAAAGGCCTATACAGGCACCCTGATCCTGGTCAGCCATGACCGGTATTTCCTTCGCCACCTGGTCGATCAGGTCTTTGAAATCAACGACGGGGAAGTCTTTGCATATCCGGGCGATTACGAATACTACCTTGAAAAGACCGGACGGAATCACAAGGCGATTTAG
- a CDS encoding DUF6399 domain-containing protein, with protein MPERLKALTIIHNFTLKRFDDTTAANQLFGKEFPGLFEWVVHKMDDLPLPRQYKNTVSNNYLKLQAVPA; from the coding sequence TTGCCCGAACGTCTAAAAGCATTAACCATTATTCACAATTTTACATTGAAACGATTTGACGATACCACTGCGGCGAATCAATTATTTGGTAAAGAGTTTCCAGGCCTTTTTGAATGGGTTGTTCATAAAATGGATGATTTACCTTTGCCACGGCAGTATAAAAATACTGTCTCAAATAACTATTTGAAATTACAAGCTGTCCCGGCTTAA
- a CDS encoding TetR/AcrR family transcriptional regulator — protein MKQRDENKRDIIRNGLKVLYQKGYNATGVQEIADIAGIPKGSFYNYFKNKEDFAVEAMRLFTERELEMMSQVLLDNSLPPLERIKQLYRNKIEYLSSKGAFSLGCFLCNITLEMADVSETIAIEATRCFKKEYAPLFKCLEQAQREGFLADSADIERIVSFIRNCWLGALVIMKANKSVQPLNEFQTLLDEIMNNASIS, from the coding sequence ATGAAACAACGAGACGAAAACAAACGAGATATTATCCGTAACGGACTCAAAGTATTGTACCAGAAAGGGTATAATGCTACTGGTGTGCAGGAAATTGCCGATATTGCTGGAATCCCCAAAGGGTCTTTCTATAATTATTTTAAAAATAAAGAAGATTTTGCAGTAGAAGCTATGCGTCTTTTCACAGAACGGGAGCTTGAAATGATGAGCCAAGTTCTTTTAGATAATAGTCTGCCTCCTCTGGAAAGAATTAAACAACTTTATAGAAATAAGATTGAGTATTTATCATCAAAAGGGGCTTTCTCTCTTGGTTGTTTTCTGTGCAACATTACCCTGGAAATGGCTGATGTAAGCGAGACTATTGCCATAGAGGCCACTCGATGCTTCAAGAAAGAATATGCGCCACTTTTCAAATGTCTTGAGCAGGCTCAAAGAGAAGGGTTCCTGGCGGACTCAGCTGATATAGAGCGGATAGTAAGTTTTATTCGAAACTGCTGGCTCGGTGCGTTGGTGATCATGAAAGCCAATAAATCAGTACAGCCTCTGAACGAGTTCCAGACGCTCCTGGATGAGATAATGAATAACGCATCAATATCGTGA
- a CDS encoding recombinase family protein, whose amino-acid sequence MERELLIERTKAGLVAAKKRSRVGGRKRLMTPNKVEAAKKLLSEGMPPKEVANNLGVSIPTLYRWCPASGNVEDSI is encoded by the coding sequence ATGGAACGGGAACTCCTTATTGAAAGGACGAAAGCAGGATTAGTTGCCGCCAAAAAACGCAGTCGCGTTGGCGGCAGAAAACGCCTTATGACGCCAAACAAAGTTGAAGCCGCCAAAAAGCTTCTGTCTGAAGGTATGCCTCCAAAGGAAGTTGCAAACAACCTGGGTGTTTCAATTCCCACGCTTTATCGATGGTGCCCTGCCTCAGGAAATGTGGAAGACTCCATTTAA
- a CDS encoding S1-like domain-containing RNA-binding protein, translating to MSASAYTPPWKQAEKKRAASQNRSSSRQSHPFLAQDPKAVVGKFHDLPVENLSDYGVYLSFGRDRVLLPNKYVPEGVAVGQIIRVFVHTDSEDRPVATTLTPAGVVGDIVGLKVRDTVAFGIFMDWGLEKDLLVPRSEQEDRMEPGETHLVKICLDKSSHRIFGSTLTAGFCDGGARDLAAGQEVDLIIHSISPIGYTAVINRSRTGLLYKTETFEDLAVGDTCKGYVLRIREDGKVDLTLKQPGYASVEGSAEKIIAVLSANGGASPCHDKSRPEEIQAAFSMSKKEFKRAVGKLYKGGRIALLGSDGIRIIS from the coding sequence ATGTCAGCGTCAGCATATACCCCCCCCTGGAAACAGGCAGAAAAAAAACGTGCAGCCAGCCAGAACCGTTCCTCGTCCAGGCAATCCCATCCCTTTCTGGCCCAGGATCCCAAGGCGGTCGTAGGCAAGTTCCACGATCTGCCCGTTGAAAACCTCTCGGATTACGGGGTCTATCTGAGCTTTGGCCGTGACAGGGTTCTCCTCCCCAATAAGTACGTGCCGGAAGGCGTTGCCGTCGGGCAGATCATCCGCGTCTTTGTTCATACCGATTCCGAGGACCGGCCCGTGGCCACGACCCTGACCCCTGCCGGGGTGGTGGGGGATATCGTTGGGCTGAAAGTCCGGGATACGGTGGCCTTTGGCATCTTCATGGACTGGGGCCTTGAAAAGGACCTGCTGGTTCCCCGAAGCGAACAGGAAGACCGGATGGAGCCCGGGGAAACCCATCTGGTAAAGATATGCCTGGACAAGTCTTCCCACAGGATCTTTGGCTCCACCCTGACGGCAGGATTCTGCGACGGGGGCGCCCGGGATCTGGCAGCGGGGCAGGAGGTGGATCTCATCATCCACAGCATCAGCCCCATCGGCTATACCGCCGTTATCAACCGTTCCCGCACAGGACTGCTCTATAAAACCGAGACGTTTGAAGACCTGGCCGTGGGCGACACATGCAAAGGATACGTCCTGCGGATCCGGGAGGACGGCAAGGTGGACCTGACCCTCAAACAGCCGGGCTATGCCTCGGTGGAGGGATCGGCCGAAAAAATAATAGCGGTCCTTTCTGCCAATGGCGGCGCCAGCCCCTGCCATGACAAGAGCCGGCCCGAAGAGATCCAGGCCGCCTTTTCCATGAGCAAGAAGGAGTTCAAGCGGGCCGTGGGCAAGTTGTACAAAGGGGGCCGGATTGCGCTGCTCGGAAGCGACGGGATCCGTATAATATCATGA
- a CDS encoding methyl-accepting chemotaxis protein has translation MKLNFKQKIVLPVLVLIVLGLGCLGMISSSKAKAALEASITKQIISTSGSTAAAMDAWVDDRMKDVTTWRTLEICQTAFKNTFVGKAARKKVGEMFTDWRNSYTYYEGINLADSTGDIIAGSPDSAVGKLNIGNRDYFKTSMAGEVSISKVLISKLSGTPILVISAPVRGKAGVEGVLFAVVDLTAFSKKFVDPIKIGEKGYGYIINDKGMVMAHPDESQINKLDLAKTDFGRKILQQKTGFFVTVVDGKEVGRAFTQSKKLDTIIVVQAYGEEVFAPITAITRFNLIVGFIVSLLTAGTLWIIAVTLVKPINQVVEGLKEAAQGEGDLTKRLDVKSRDEVGELARWFNLFVEKVQVIIADVAENAGQLTTSSGSLSQVSIHMVEGAENTSQKTNSAAASAEEVSQNMNAVAAAMEEATTSIHMISSAVEEMTATINEIAANSEKGRGIAADAVEQTEQSSVQVEALGKAASEIDAVVETITEISEQVNLLSLNATIEAARAGEAGKGFAVVANEIKELAQQTARATGEIKQKVQSIQGSTENTISQIDKISSIVREVSDINSTIAAAVEEQSVTTKEIAANVSQASVGINEVNENIAQTNTVSTQISREIADISQSADEISGNSTKVSTSATELAGLAETLNRMVGRFKI, from the coding sequence TTGAAACTAAATTTTAAACAAAAAATCGTACTGCCCGTTCTGGTCCTGATTGTGCTTGGCCTGGGCTGCTTAGGGATGATCTCCAGCTCAAAGGCCAAGGCGGCCCTTGAGGCCAGTATCACCAAGCAAATCATATCCACCAGCGGTTCAACCGCCGCAGCCATGGACGCATGGGTGGATGACCGGATGAAAGACGTCACCACCTGGAGGACTCTGGAAATCTGCCAGACGGCCTTTAAAAATACCTTTGTGGGGAAAGCCGCCCGGAAAAAAGTGGGAGAAATGTTTACGGACTGGCGTAACAGCTACACCTATTATGAGGGGATCAACCTGGCGGATTCAACCGGCGATATCATTGCGGGATCGCCGGACTCGGCCGTCGGCAAGCTTAACATAGGCAACAGGGATTACTTTAAAACCTCCATGGCAGGAGAGGTGTCCATTTCAAAGGTTCTGATCAGCAAACTCAGCGGAACGCCCATTTTGGTCATTTCTGCCCCTGTCAGGGGAAAAGCCGGCGTCGAAGGGGTCTTGTTTGCCGTTGTGGACCTGACTGCCTTTTCAAAGAAATTCGTGGATCCCATTAAAATCGGTGAAAAAGGATACGGCTATATCATAAATGATAAGGGCATGGTCATGGCCCATCCTGACGAATCTCAAATCAACAAGCTGGACCTTGCGAAAACAGATTTCGGTCGGAAAATCCTCCAGCAAAAAACCGGGTTCTTTGTCACCGTGGTGGATGGCAAGGAGGTGGGCAGGGCGTTTACCCAGTCAAAAAAACTGGACACCATCATCGTGGTCCAGGCCTATGGAGAAGAGGTCTTCGCCCCCATCACAGCCATTACCCGGTTTAATCTGATTGTGGGCTTCATTGTCAGCCTCCTGACGGCCGGAACCCTTTGGATCATCGCTGTGACCCTGGTCAAACCCATAAACCAGGTTGTTGAAGGACTCAAGGAAGCCGCACAGGGAGAAGGGGATCTGACCAAACGCCTGGATGTCAAAAGCCGGGACGAGGTGGGGGAACTGGCCCGGTGGTTCAACCTATTTGTGGAAAAGGTCCAGGTCATCATCGCGGATGTGGCTGAAAATGCAGGCCAATTGACAACATCCTCCGGCAGCCTGTCTCAGGTCTCCATCCATATGGTAGAAGGCGCTGAAAACACTTCCCAAAAAACCAATTCAGCAGCGGCCTCCGCCGAAGAGGTGAGTCAAAACATGAATGCCGTCGCCGCAGCCATGGAAGAGGCCACAACCAGTATCCACATGATTTCCTCCGCAGTAGAGGAGATGACGGCAACCATCAACGAAATCGCCGCCAACAGTGAAAAGGGGCGCGGCATCGCTGCCGATGCGGTTGAACAGACAGAGCAGTCTTCTGTTCAGGTGGAAGCCCTGGGCAAAGCCGCCTCTGAAATCGACGCCGTGGTTGAAACCATTACGGAGATTTCAGAGCAGGTCAACCTCTTATCCTTGAATGCGACCATTGAGGCGGCCAGGGCGGGGGAGGCAGGCAAAGGTTTCGCCGTTGTCGCCAACGAAATCAAGGAATTGGCCCAGCAGACCGCAAGGGCCACAGGGGAGATCAAACAAAAGGTCCAAAGCATCCAGGGATCCACGGAGAATACCATCTCCCAGATAGATAAGATCAGCAGCATCGTCAGAGAGGTGAGCGACATCAACTCAACCATAGCCGCAGCAGTTGAAGAACAGTCGGTCACCACAAAAGAAATCGCTGCAAATGTATCCCAGGCCTCTGTAGGGATCAATGAGGTGAATGAAAACATCGCCCAGACCAATACGGTCAGCACGCAAATCTCCAGGGAAATCGCCGACATCAGCCAGAGTGCTGACGAGATCTCCGGGAACAGCACAAAGGTAAGCACCAGTGCAACAGAACTGGCCGGGCTGGCCGAAACCCTGAACCGTATGGTCGGCCGCTTTAAAATTTAA
- a CDS encoding GNAT family N-acetyltransferase: protein MDKQMTTIRPILEKEVPMSILLHADPSEKCIDQYLPGSKCFGAFVDDSLAGVCVANTNEAGVWEIFNIAVIPEKQKQGIGKRLLDFVLRYFENIGEKSIELGTGTFGYQLLFYQRFGFRVESIRKNFFVDHYSDPIYEDGVQPATQGHAQVTPQF, encoded by the coding sequence ATGGATAAACAGATGACGACGATCAGACCCATTTTGGAAAAAGAAGTCCCCATGAGCATTTTGCTTCATGCAGACCCGTCAGAAAAATGTATTGATCAATATCTTCCCGGATCGAAATGCTTTGGCGCATTTGTTGATGATTCCTTGGCCGGGGTGTGTGTAGCCAATACGAATGAAGCCGGTGTCTGGGAAATTTTCAACATCGCCGTGATTCCAGAAAAGCAGAAACAAGGGATAGGAAAGAGGCTGCTGGATTTTGTCCTCAGATACTTTGAAAATATCGGTGAAAAGTCCATAGAATTAGGTACCGGCACCTTTGGGTATCAATTGTTATTTTATCAGCGATTCGGATTCAGGGTTGAGAGTATTCGGAAAAATTTCTTTGTCGATCATTATTCCGATCCCATTTATGAGGATGGCGTACAACCGGCAACTCAGGGACATGCTCAGGTTACGCCTCAGTTTTAA
- a CDS encoding cache domain-containing protein: MALKSFAAALSAIIFLLAPPLCAQENAKTDEVYELILKAVPVLEELGQDGLAAFNDPKGDFVYKDAYVFVIDCATMTMAAHPVKQLVGSDLSNSRDKNPDPAKVKQHGKEMCQLSRQPNGGWLEYWWNKPGSDEVARKIGFVIGVQGTSYALSSTIYDNDTDIAKLNASLE; the protein is encoded by the coding sequence GTGGCATTAAAATCTTTTGCAGCAGCACTGTCTGCAATCATCTTTTTACTGGCACCCCCCCTGTGTGCCCAGGAAAATGCAAAGACAGACGAGGTATATGAACTCATCCTCAAAGCCGTTCCTGTCTTGGAGGAACTGGGACAGGACGGCCTTGCGGCATTCAACGACCCCAAGGGCGATTTTGTATACAAAGACGCCTATGTTTTTGTCATTGACTGTGCCACCATGACCATGGCGGCCCATCCGGTCAAGCAGCTTGTGGGATCGGACCTGTCAAACTCCAGGGATAAAAATCCGGATCCGGCAAAGGTTAAGCAGCACGGCAAAGAGATGTGCCAGTTGAGCCGGCAGCCAAACGGCGGGTGGCTGGAATACTGGTGGAATAAACCGGGCAGTGATGAGGTGGCCCGGAAAATCGGATTTGTTATCGGAGTTCAAGGCACATCCTATGCCCTGAGTTCCACCATTTATGATAATGACACCGATATTGCAAAGCTCAACGCATCCCTGGAATAA
- a CDS encoding methyl-accepting chemotaxis protein encodes MLSIPHKFKMALWLCALVVTGFFVIQSFIGDAQYPEKARMLFYLSILLLGSNLVLLKLNYSKQRLIFYLEGSLDAMAFPVTTTDINMKWVFINKVTETLLAQHNLDKKSAIGKHCSNWQADICETENCGVSCLRKGHQTTHYHQEYPDAPSTYMQVDTHYIKDDTGKNIGHVELVTNVDTIKQLSETAKILTRSSESLLEVSKQFEQNSIETSHRSDSVAAASEEMSSNMQSMSIAMEETTMNMNHVASAVEEMNATIGEIAKNSENARSMTNLAVKQGQNASVQVNKLGASAKKIASFTEIISDISEQTNLLALNATIEAARAGDSGKGFAVVAAEIKELARQTSDATEEIKLTVEGIQTSTDGTVSEIENISSGINEINDIVSSIASAVEEQAVTCQEISKNVSNASSRIAGINDNINQSSSVSTEIAEDISVVHESASQIVQNSSTLTSNTEELASLAQKLSAMVSDV; translated from the coding sequence ATGCTGAGTATCCCACATAAATTTAAGATGGCCCTATGGCTCTGTGCCTTGGTTGTAACAGGATTTTTTGTGATACAAAGTTTCATTGGTGATGCCCAATATCCTGAAAAGGCGCGAATGTTGTTTTACCTATCCATTTTATTGCTTGGATCGAATCTCGTCCTCCTAAAGTTGAATTATAGCAAACAAAGATTGATTTTCTACTTAGAAGGATCGCTTGATGCAATGGCGTTTCCAGTAACTACAACAGATATCAATATGAAATGGGTCTTTATTAACAAAGTGACAGAAACCTTGTTGGCCCAACATAATTTAGATAAAAAAAGCGCCATTGGAAAACATTGCTCGAATTGGCAAGCCGACATCTGCGAAACAGAAAACTGTGGGGTCAGCTGCCTTCGAAAAGGACATCAGACGACTCATTACCATCAAGAGTATCCTGATGCTCCCAGCACATATATGCAGGTAGATACGCACTATATCAAGGATGATACCGGAAAAAATATTGGACATGTCGAATTGGTCACTAATGTAGACACAATCAAACAATTATCAGAAACTGCTAAAATTTTAACACGATCTTCAGAGTCGTTGCTTGAAGTATCAAAGCAATTTGAGCAAAATTCTATTGAAACGTCACATCGATCTGATTCCGTGGCTGCAGCTTCTGAAGAGATGAGTTCAAATATGCAGTCAATGTCTATTGCTATGGAAGAAACAACGATGAACATGAATCATGTAGCGTCCGCAGTTGAAGAAATGAATGCAACCATTGGTGAAATTGCAAAAAATTCAGAAAATGCACGAAGCATGACTAATCTTGCTGTGAAGCAGGGACAGAATGCGTCTGTTCAAGTAAACAAACTTGGAGCATCTGCTAAGAAAATTGCCAGTTTTACGGAAATCATTTCAGACATTTCAGAACAAACTAATTTATTAGCATTAAACGCCACCATTGAAGCTGCCAGAGCAGGAGATTCCGGTAAAGGGTTTGCTGTTGTTGCCGCCGAGATAAAAGAGCTTGCCAGACAAACATCTGATGCTACTGAAGAAATTAAATTAACAGTCGAAGGAATTCAGACTTCAACCGATGGCACTGTTTCTGAAATTGAAAATATATCCAGTGGGATAAATGAAATTAATGATATTGTTTCTTCCATTGCCTCTGCAGTTGAGGAGCAAGCTGTTACCTGTCAGGAAATATCTAAAAATGTGAGCAATGCCTCTTCTCGGATCGCTGGAATAAATGATAATATAAATCAGAGTTCCTCAGTATCAACAGAAATTGCTGAAGACATTTCTGTTGTACACGAATCTGCCAGCCAAATTGTCCAAAACAGTTCAACATTGACATCCAATACAGAAGAGTTGGCGTCCTTAGCTCAAAAATTATCTGCAATGGTCAGTGATGTTTAA